In Elephas maximus indicus isolate mEleMax1 chromosome 4, mEleMax1 primary haplotype, whole genome shotgun sequence, a genomic segment contains:
- the LOC126076440 gene encoding olfactory receptor 6C76-like, which yields MLLNIATGTKTIIFTSCIAPYFFHIFLGATEFFLSMIMPYDWHTAICKPLYYPILMSSRVCTQLFLTCWLAEFCFIIVPVILTSQLPFCEAHINHFFCDHMLLMEVVYSGPNMLEMVDFTLVLKALLSTIVLINLSYAQIIWTIVRIPCPQERKKSFSTCSSHIIVATMCYGSCFFMYVKPYPGKRVDLNKEVSLINTIINPLLNLFIYTSGTNKLSRWGKTWSEK from the coding sequence ATGCTGCTCAACATTGCTACAGGGACCAAAACTATCATCTTTACCAGCTGTATTGCCCCGTACTTTTTTCACATTTTCCTAGGGGCCACAGagttcttcctatccatgatcatgcCCTATGACTGGCACACTGCCATCTGCAAGCCCCTCTACTACCCCATCCTCATGAGCAGCAGAGTCTGCACGCAACTCTTCCTTACCTGCTGGCTGGCAGAGTTCTGTTTCATCATTGTGCCTGTCATCCTGACCAGTCAGCTTCCTTTCTGTGAGGCCCACAtcaaccacttcttctgtgaccaCATGCTTCTGATGGAGGTGGTCTACAGTGGGCCAAATATGCTGGAGATGGTGGACTTTACCCTGGTCTTGAAGGCACTGCTCAGCACAATCGTTCTGATCAACCTATCCTATGCCCAGATCATTTGGACAATTGTCAGGATCCCCTGCCCCCAGGAGAGGAAGAAGTCTTTTTCTACTTGCTCCTCCCACATCATTGTGGCCACCATGTGCTATGGAAGTTGCTTCTTCATGTATGTCAAGCCCTATCCAGGCAAGAGGGTTGATCTCAACAAAGAGGTGTCCCTAATCAATACAATTATTAACCCCCTCTTGAACCTTTTCATCTATACCTCAGGAACCAACAAGTTAAGCAGGTGGGGAAAGACCTGGTCAGAAAAATGA